A window of the Bufo gargarizans isolate SCDJY-AF-19 chromosome 1, ASM1485885v1, whole genome shotgun sequence genome harbors these coding sequences:
- the LOC122922958 gene encoding uncharacterized protein LOC122922958: MALSMSPTHRVLLAWLLSRMLRRQRAIEEEPRTPRLQVYPNVSPRGHLATLYQDLRRHPEKFSQFCRVSIQTFDKLLEELRSGLTMQDTNSRHSILPEELLLVTLRFLATGNSFESLHVEFLLSKFTIAGIVRATCDLIWERLRPTVMPTPTAETWLDIASHFEVTTQFPNCVGALGGKHIRVRMPPKKGSRPYSLKKYFSVVLLALADSRYHFVAVHTVADASKADPRVLRATRAGQQILTSQLSLPNPRPLPGSTGSPLPFVIVADEAFAVTTNVLKPFPKRGLDARRRIYNNRLSRAQHYVQCAFGILGSKWRVLLRALQLDVDLVESLIKACCILHNYLHVHEAADVESTPVIERARDCFPEMPDVSAPQVRDMFADYFMSPEGTVPWQLSSGGQ, from the exons ATGGCTTTGTCTATGTCACCCACCCATAGGGTGCTCCTGGCATGGCTTCTTAGTAGAATGTTAAGGAGACAGCGAGCCATTGAGGAGGAGCCGAGGACCCCCAGACTTCAGGTGTATCCTAATGTGTCCCCGAGGGGTCACCTTGCTACCCTCTACCAGGACCTCAGACGACATCCTGAGAAGTTCTCCCAATTCTGTAGGGTTTCGATCCAAACGTTTGACAAGCTTCTGGAGGAGTTGCGCTCAGGTCTGACCATGCAGGATACGAATTCTAGGCATAGCATACTGCCTGAGGAGCTGCTGTTGGTCACCCTGCG atTCCTGGCGACCGGCAATTCTTTTGAGTCACTTCATGTAGAATTTTTACTTAGCAAATTCACCATTGCGGGAATAGTTAGAGCAACATGCGACCTCATTTGGGAGAGACTGCGACCCACCGTAATGCCCACCCCTACTGCGGAGACTTGGCTGGACATCGCTTCCCATTTTGAAGTAACCACGCAATTTCCTAACTGTGTGGGGGCCTTAGGCGGGAAGCACATTCGGGTCAGGATGCCGCCAAAAAAAGGGTCCAGGCCCTACAGCCTTAAGAAATACTTTTCGGTGGTATTGCTGGCATTGGCCGACAGTCGATACCATTTTGTAGCTGTACATACCGTGGCTGATGCGAGCAAAGCAGACCCTAGGGTCTTAAGAGCAACTCGAGCGGGACAACAGATTCTGACATCTCAGTTGTCCCTGCCTAACCCTAGACCTCTTCCTGGATCCACAGGATCTCCGCTGCCCTTTGTCATTGTGGCAGATGAGGCTTTTGCAGTGACCACCAATGTGCTGAAGCCATTCCCTAAGCGAGGACTGGACGCCAGGAGACGTATCTACAATAATAGACTCTCCCGGGCACAACACTATGTTCAGTGTGCGTTTGGCATCCTCGGCAGCAAGTGGAGGGTGCTCCTGAGGGCATTACAGCTGGATGTTGACCTGGTAGAATCGCTCATAAAGGCATGCTGTATTCTACATAATTATCTGCATGTCCACGAGGCTGCCGATGTTGAGAGCACGCCCGTCATAGAGAGAGCCAGAGACTGTTTTCCTGAAATGCCTGATGTGTCTGCGCCCCAGGTCAGGGACATGTTTGCCGATTACTTCATGTCGCCTGAGGGCACCGTTCCCTGGCAGCTTTCATCCGGTGGGCAGTGA